The following proteins come from a genomic window of Sebastes fasciatus isolate fSebFas1 chromosome 6, fSebFas1.pri, whole genome shotgun sequence:
- the LOC141770148 gene encoding zinc-binding protein A33-like has product MVQDKCARMSSDAITGCLCANTACPILYLSDDLTSVRCGDTIQQLPDNPERFTKYVTVLGSEGFSSGKHSWEVEVGDHPVWNVGLTKESADRKGELYATPKYGIWCLLHHSGKYTNGLCEPVRVKKSLQRIRVQLDYDRGEVSFYDPEDMTHIYTLRDTFTEKLFPWFSIGSAGDAKTADIKIC; this is encoded by the exons ATGGTGCAGGATAAATGTGCAAGAATG AGCTCAGACGCCATCACAGGGTGCCTGTGTGCAAACACTGCATGCCCCAttctctatctgtctgatgatctgaccagtgtgagatgTGGAGACACAatccagcagcttcctgacaaCCCAGAGAGATTCACTAAGTATGTCACtgttctgggctctgagggcttcagctcagggaaacacagctgggaggtggaggtgggagaccaTCCTGTCTGGAATGTAGGTTTGACTAAagagtcagctgacaggaagggaGAGCTATATGCCACACCAAAATATGGAATCTGGTGTTTATTGCATCATAGTGGAAAATACACTAATGGTCTTTGTGAGCCAgtcagagtgaagaagagtctccagaggatcagagtccagctggactatgacaggggggaggtgtccttctacgaccctgaagacatgactcacatctacactctcagagacactttcactgagaaactcttcccatgGTTCAGTATTGGATCAGCTGGTGATGCTAAAACTGCTGATATCAAAATCTGTTAA
- the LOC141769643 gene encoding zinc-binding protein A33-like, producing MIHKSEEMAEKIVLVESYLNCHVCSETFRDPVSLSCSHSFCSSCLKNFWEQAENKNCPICKTKSSTDEPAVNFALKELSDSFAGRQKAGSSETEKEEKKEEVVCDKHPEVPYLFCKDEERAVCPVCEFSLHQSHKVVPVEQAVSDLKDQLKSDLKSLQDKRDTYEEVEKTYNEVIHHSTKQLLSTERQIRAEFNKLHQFLKEEEESRLAALREEEEQKGKTISREMKMIQEHISSLSDSISAVEEDLQKHNVPFLSSYKATQTRARVQCSLSDPQLVSGALIDVAKHLGNLSFRVWEKMKDKVHFSPVILDPNTACPILYLSDDLTSVRRGDTIQQLPYNPERHTNSATVLGSESFSSGKHSWEVEVGDHPDWYVGLAKESADRKGERIHSPEYGTWCLTHRSGKYTYGVGETVRVKKSLQRIRVQLDYDRGEVSFYDPEDMTHIYTLRDTFTEKLFPWFSIGSAGDAKTADIKICHTEISL from the coding sequence ATGATTCACAAATCAGAGGAAATGGCTGAGAAAATTGTTCTTGTTGAAAGTTACCTGAACTgccatgtgtgttcagagactttcagagatcctgtgtctctgagctgcagccacagcttctgttcaAGCTGCCTGAAGAACTTCTgggaacaagctgaaaacaaaaactgtcccaTTTGTAAAACAAAGTCCTCAACGGATGAACCAGCAGTGAACTTTGCTCTGAAGGAACTGTCTGACTCGTTTGCTGGGAGACAGAAAGCTGGATcatctgagacagaaaaagaagagaagaaagaggaggtggtgtgtgATAAACATCCAGAAGTCCCATATTTGTTCTgtaaggatgaagagagagctgtgtgtcctgtctgtgagtTTTCTCTCCACCAGAGTCACAAGGTCGTTCCTGTAGAACAAGCAGTCAGTGACCTGAAGGACCAGCTGAAATCTGACTTAAAGTCTCTACAGGACAAGAGggacacatatgaagaagtggAGAAAACATACAATGAAGTGATTCATCACTCCACGAAGCagctgttgtccacagagaggcagatcagagcagagttcaacaagctccaccagttcctgaaagaggaagaggagtccagactggcagctctgagggaggaagaggagcagaaggggaagactatcagcagagagatgaagatgattcaggagcacatctcctctctgtcagacagtatctctgctgttgaagaagacctgcagaaacacaacgtgcccttcctcagcagttataaagccactcagaccagagccagagtccagtgctcactgtcagatccacagctggtctcaggagcgctgatagatgtggccaaacacctgggcaacctgtccttcagagtctgggagaagatgaaggacaaggtccacttcagtcctgtcattctggacccaaacactgcatGCCCCAttctctatctgtctgatgatctgaccagtgtgagacgtGGAGACACAATCCAGCAGCTTCCTTACAATCCAGAGAGACACACTAATTCTGCCACTGTTCTGGGCTCTGAGAGCTTCAGCTCagggaaacacagctgggaggtggaggtgggagaccaTCCTGACTGGTATGTAGGTTTGGCTAAagagtcagctgacaggaagggaGAGCGAATTCATTCACCAGAATATGGAACCTGGTGTTTAACTCATCGCAGTGGAAAATACACTTATGGAGTTGGTGAGACAgtcagagtgaagaagagtctccagaggatcagagtccagctggactatgacaggggggaggtgtccttctacgaccctgaagacatgactcacatctacactctcagagacactttcactgagaaactcttcccatgGTTCAGTATTGGATCAGCTGGTGATGCTAAAACTGCtgatatcaaaatctgtcacaCTGAGATTTCTCTGTGA
- the LOC141769644 gene encoding zinc-binding protein A33-like: MAEKTALFESFLNCHVCSETFRDPVSLSCSHSFCSSCLKKIWEQAENKNCPICKRKSSKDDLGLNFALKELSDSFAERQKAGSSEPEIKKKKEEVVCDKHPEVPYLFCKDEDKAVCPVCELSLHQSHKLVPIEQAVSDLKDQLKSDLESLQDKRDKHEEVEKKYDGMVKHSKKQLLSTERQITAEFNKLHQFLKEEEESRLAALREEEEQKGKTISREMKMIQENISSLSDSISAVEEDLQKHNVPFLSSYKATQTRARVQCSLSDPQLVSGALIDVAKHLGNLSFRVWEKMKDKVHFSPVILDPNTATYNLYLSDDLTSVRRGDTHQQLPDNPERNTKYVNVLGSEGFSSGKHSWEVEVGDHPHWLVGLAKESVDRKGDLQVSPKYGIWCLIHHIGKYFDGAGKTVGVKKSLQRIRVQLDYDRGEVSFYDPEDMTHIYTHRDTFTEKLFPWCGIGEAGDAKTADIKICQTEILCDVQGGW; this comes from the coding sequence ATGGCTGAAAAAACTGCTCTTTTTGAAAGTTTCCTGAACTgccatgtgtgttcagagactttcagagatcctgtgtctctgagctgcagccacagcttctgttcaagctgcctgaagaaaatctgggaacaagctgaaaacaaaaactgtcccatttgtaaaagaaaatcatcTAAAGATGATCTTGGGTTGAACTTTGCACTGAAGGAACTGTCTGACTCGTttgctgagagacagaaagctggatcatctgagccagaaataaagaagaagaaagaggaggtggtgtgtgATAAACATCCGGAGGTCCCATATTTGTTCTGTAAGGATGAAGATAAagctgtgtgtcctgtctgtgagtTATCTCTCCACCAGAGTCACAAGTTGGTTCCTATAGAACAAGCAGTCAGTGACCTGAAGGACCAGCTGAAATCTGACTTAGAGTCTCTACAGGACAAGAGGGACAAACATGAAGAAGTGGAGAAAAAATATGATGGAATGGTTAAACACTCCaagaagcagctgttgtccacagagaggcagatcacagcagagttcaacaagctccaccagttcctgaaagaggaagaggagtccagactggcagctctgagggaggaagaggagcagaaggggaagactatcagcagagagatgaagatgattcaggagaacatctcctctctgtcagacagtatctctgctgttgaagaagacctgcagaaacacaacgtgcccttcctcagcagttataaagccactcagaccagagccagagtccagtgctcactgtcagatccacagctggtctcaggagcgctgatagatgtggccaaacacctgggcaacctgtccttcagagtctgggagaagatgaaggacaaggtccacttcagtcctgtcattctggacccaaacactgcaaCCTACAATCTTtatctgtctgatgatctgaccagtgtgagacgtggagacacacaccagcagcttcctgacaatCCAGAGAGAAACACTAAGTATGTCAAtgttctgggctctgagggcttcagctcagggaaacacagctgggaggtggaggtgggagaccaTCCTCATTGGCTTGTAGGTTTGGCTAAAGAGTCAGTTGACAGGAAGGGAGACCTACAGGTTTCACCAAAATATGGAATCTGGTGTTTAATTCATCACATTGGAAAATACTTTGATGGAGCTGGTAAGACAGTCGGAGTGAAGAAGAGTCTCCAAaggatcagagtccagctggactatgaCAGGGGGGAAGTGTCCTTCTACGACCCTGAAGACATGACTCACATCTACACTcacagagacactttcactgagaaactcttcccatgGTGCGGTATTGGAGAGGCTGGTGATGCTAAAACTGCtgatatcaaaatctgtcaaactGAGATTCTCTGTGATGTTCAGGGAGGGTGGTGA